The sequence GCGCGAATGGCGTCGCTTGAAGTCCAACGATTCGCTCGAATGCCGCAACTGCCACAACTTCGACTACATGGACTTCACCAAACAGTCCCAGCGTGCGTCGAAGTTTCACTCCACCGCCCTGGCCAACGGCGAAGCCACGTGCATCGATTGCCATAAGGGCATCGCCCACCGCCTGCCGGACATGCACGGCGTGCCCGGCTGGTAATGGCGCAACCGGTCCGGTCGCGATGACCGGGCCGGATGCCATGACCGAAACCACTTTCGATCCCAGGGAGCGACGGCAGCCTTGTCAGCGCATCGTGACGCTCTTCCATCGCGACCGATGCTTACCGCGCCGCAAGGTCAGCCGCCAGAGAAACCGGCACGGTGAACCCTGCCCCGCCGTCACTGCCGGTTGCGCGCGGGCCGAACTCCGGCTATTTATCGAAGCACCTCGATAGCGTCGACAAGGAAACCACCATGCGTTACTACCTGCTCGGTACATTGATGGCCATGAGCGCCGTCGCCCATGCTGAAGTCCAGACCCGCGAAATCCCCTATACCGCCGCCGATGGCACCGAGATGATCGGCTACTACGCCTACGATGATGCGATCGAAGGCAAGCGCCCCGGCGTGGTAGTCGTCCATGAGTGGTGGGGCCTCAACGACTACGCCAAGAGCCGCGCTCGTGACCTTGCCGAACTGGGCTACAGCGCACTGGCCATCGATATGTACGGCGAGGGCAAACATACCGAGCATCCCAAGGACGCCATGAGCTTCATGAAGGCCGCGCTGTCCGATGCCGAGGCCGCCAAGGGCCGTTTCAATGCCGGGCTGGACCTGCTCAAGCAGCAAGCGCAGACCGATACCGAGAAACTTGCCGCGGTTGGCTACTGCTTCGGCGGCAAGGTCGTGCTGGACATGGCGCGCCAAGGCGCCCCGCTCGACGGTGTCGTCAGCTTCCATGGCGCACTGGCCACCCAAACCCGCGCCACCCCCGGCAGCGTAAAGGCACGCGTGCTGGTCGAACATGGCGCCGCCGACAGCATGGTCAGCGCTGACGACGTCGCGGCGCTGAGCGCCGAAATGGTCAAGGCCGGCGCCGACTACCGGCTCGTCTCCCTGCCCGGCGCCAAGCACGGCTTCACCAACCCCGGCGCCGACAAATTCCAGAAACAAGGCGTCGACGTGGCGTACAACCAGACCGCCGACGAACGCTCCTGGCAGGATATGCAGCGCTTTCTAGACGAGACCTTCGAGTCGGGGCAATAACGCAACCGCAGCCTCGTTTTCTGCCTGAGTTTTTTTGGCTTCAGGCTTCAGGCTTCAGGCTTCAGGCTTCAGGCTTCAGGCTTCAGGTTTGGCTCTGCATTCGGCTTCGGCTTCGGTTTTGCCTTTGGCTTTGGCTTTGACGAAGATCGCCGTCATGCACAACGCCGACGACGACGTCTTTGCCATTGTCTTTATCTTTGTCTTTGGCTTTGGCTTTGGCTTTGGCTTTGGCTTTGGCTTTGGCTTTGGCTTTGGCTGACTTTGACTTTGTCTTTCCTTCGGCTTCGACTTTGGCTTCGATCACCCACTCGCCCGAGATCAGCTCGGACTGCCCCCTCTCCCCTCTGGGGAGAGGGCTGGGGTGAGGGGGCAGAGTTCGCCACGCCGCCATCCCTTCAGTCCCCATCGCCTTATCCAATACCGCTACGCTCGCACCCAGCACTGCCACCACGCCCGACCGTGCTAGCATGGTCACCCAGCGCAACTCCCTCTCCAAACCAATCGATCGCGAGTCATGGCCGAACACGATTTCCGCTACACCCTGCTCAATCCCGGACACACCCTCACCGAATGTCGCGCCCTGGCACCGGGCCGTTACCAGGTCACCGGCAACGGCGGCAACGTCCGCTCCGGCGACGTCCTGATCGTCACGCTCAAGGGCAGCCGCGAGCTCTCCCAGCGCCTGACCGTCGACAAGGTCCGCCACCTGATCAATCCGCCCGGTCAATGGATGGCTGTAGCGACTGGCCCCGTATTCCGCGAACTGTCGATCCTCAACTGGCAGGTCGATTGCGACGGCTGCGGCAAACAACTGGACTTCGAGTTCGCGGTGGATGCCGCCAAGGGCGAAGCCGCCCGCGCCCCGGCCGCCGAAGCACGGATCGCCGAACTGGGCTGGAGGAACAATGCCGGCCGTCACCTGTGCCCTGCATGCCAGAGGGAGCAAGCATGAAAGCCCTCTTGATGGTCGGTTTGGCCGCGGTGTCCGTTACGGGTTGCTCGGTCGAGCCACTGACGCTGCAGAACGACGTCACCTACATCGCCGAGTGGATCGGCGACGAACCCGTGGTCGGACGTAATCCGGTCTCGCTGACCTTCAGCGAAGACCGCGCGTACGGCAACGCCGGCTGCAATCACTGGTTCGCCAGCTACCGGCTCGACGGCCAAAAGCTGCGCTTTAGCGAAATCGGAAGCACGCGCAAGATGTGCGCCGAGCACATCATGAAGCAGGAACAGCACTTCCTCGAACTGCTCTCGCAGATCGAGCGCTGGGATGTCTCCAAGATCGACCAACTACGCTTCTGGCCCACCCAGGGTGCTCCACTGCGCGTCTGGCCCGAACAGAACTGATTGCGCCAAAGCGGGGCACCGTCTGCGCACGAAGCACCTTCCACAGGCGCGCACGCCCCGTTTCGAGCTCGACGCCGCCCGGGGCGCCCTTCATGTTGCGCTATTCCTCGGGCAGCCGAACCTGAAGCCTGCCACCGAACCCCGCCCGAACCGTGGCTTTCAGCCGCCCTATCCTGCCGGAGCGGCGCTCAGATAGGCCGAAGCGACGCGGATTCGGACAATCTCCAGAAATTGGCACGACCGATGCAATAGCTCAGTCATAACCAGTTTCGGGGGCCCTGGTACAGGCAGGCCAGGGATTCCCCTCTTTTACAGCAGAATGACAAGGGGGCCGCTCAGTGAGCGGCCCCTCTGTTTATCGATAAATCTCTCGGCGAAAGATCAGCGGTCGGGCACCAGCGTAGCCGCCAAAGCTAGCGGTCGCGCTGGGGTTTGTCGCGCCGTTACCCAACCAGTCGAAGTAAAGCCAGCCGGGCACCTGCGGAGTCACTTGCAGCGTGCCGACATTGCCGGTGCCTGGCGCGCTCAGGGTCAGGAATCTCACGCCTTGCGAGGCTGCTCCAATCGTGACGCTGGTCTTGCCAGCCGTCAGTCTGCCGGTTGGATTGTCCAGTGTCGCCTCGCTGACCGCAGTGCAATTCACATCGGCCAGCGCGGTATCGGTGACGAAAGCCGTTCCGCTCCAACGTTCCAAGTAAAGCGGCAGGTTTAGCGGGCTAACCTCTGGCCCGGACGCCCCTGTCAACCGGTAACGGCCCAGAACCACCGATGCGCCACTCATGGGAAACGCGTAGTCGATCGGCGTATTGGTTGCCGTGGCGCTGGCGACGAAGATCCCATCCGAATCCACAAGCTTGGCGCGTGGCGTGAACACAGAAAGGGTTGCGTCGAATTGGCGATCATCGGGTCCCGGACTGGCGGCCCGCAGATAACGCAGCCCCAGATCGTCAGGGGCCAGAAAGGTTTTCGCCCCGTCACCCACAACGTCGGAGACGCTACCGAAAGCCGAACCGCTCGCTTCCAGCCTAGCCGCCACGCAATTGGCCTTGTTGGCCTCCGATGAGCAATCGAGCGATGCCGGCTGCCCAGCCCCTGGCTTGCGAGCATCCAACGCCACGCGGCCGGTATTTGAAAAATACGTGGGCGCCCAGCTGCTTGCGAAACGCCAGAACATATCGCGGTCGTAATTGGTAGTCACCATGC comes from Stutzerimonas stutzeri and encodes:
- a CDS encoding dienelactone hydrolase family protein; its protein translation is MRYYLLGTLMAMSAVAHAEVQTREIPYTAADGTEMIGYYAYDDAIEGKRPGVVVVHEWWGLNDYAKSRARDLAELGYSALAIDMYGEGKHTEHPKDAMSFMKAALSDAEAAKGRFNAGLDLLKQQAQTDTEKLAAVGYCFGGKVVLDMARQGAPLDGVVSFHGALATQTRATPGSVKARVLVEHGAADSMVSADDVAALSAEMVKAGADYRLVSLPGAKHGFTNPGADKFQKQGVDVAYNQTADERSWQDMQRFLDETFESGQ
- a CDS encoding META domain-containing protein translates to MKALLMVGLAAVSVTGCSVEPLTLQNDVTYIAEWIGDEPVVGRNPVSLTFSEDRAYGNAGCNHWFASYRLDGQKLRFSEIGSTRKMCAEHIMKQEQHFLELLSQIERWDVSKIDQLRFWPTQGAPLRVWPEQN